The following coding sequences are from one Pelecanus crispus isolate bPelCri1 chromosome 15, bPelCri1.pri, whole genome shotgun sequence window:
- the CLDN19 gene encoding claudin-19, whose translation MGGGARELAGYLAALGGWVAALAAAALPQWRQSSYAGDAIITAVGLHEGLWMSCAAQSTGQVQCRLHDSLLSLDVHIQTSRALMVISLLLGFFGIIVSVVGMKCTKVGEEDPVTKSRIAVAGGVLFILSGLCTLAAVSLYATRVTYEFFRESTVPINARYEFGSALFIGWGAASLTVLGGSLLCCSCPAKERRGQQYYRQSQPSTAREPPVKMSSSPIRGEQCL comes from the exons atgggcggcggggcgcgggagCTGGCCGGGTACCTGGCGGCGCTGGGCGGGTGGGtggcggcgctggcggcggccgcgctgccgCAGTGGAGGCAGAGCTCGTACGCCGGGGACGCCATCATCACGGCCGTGGGGCTCCACGAGGGGCTGTGGATGAGCTGCGCCGCGCAGAGCACCGGGCAGGTCCAGTGCCGCCTGCACGACTCGCTGCTCTCCCTCGACG TTCACATCCAGACCTCCCGGGCTCTCATGGTGATTTCACTCCTCCTGGGCTTCTTCGGCATCATTGTGAGCGTGGTGGGCATGAAATGCACCAAAGTTGGCGAAGAGGATCCCGTTACCAAGAGCCGCATCGCTGTTGCCGGTGGTGTCCTCTTCATCCTCTCTG GTCTGTGCACATTGGCCGCTGTGTCCTTGTACGCGACACGGGTGACCTACGAGTTCTTCAGAGAGAGCACCGTCCCCATCAATGCCAG ATACGAATTCGGCTCGGCTCTCTTCATCGGCTGGGGGGCCGCCAGCCTCACCGTGCTGGGGGGCtccctcctgtgctgctcctgccccgccAAGGAGCGGCGAGGACAGCAGTACTACCGGCAGTCGCAGCCTTCCACAGCTCGGGA ACCCCCTGTAAAAATGTCTTCTTCACCCATCAGGGGAGAGCAGTGCTTATAG